The following are encoded in a window of Nitrospirota bacterium genomic DNA:
- a CDS encoding TolC family protein, producing the protein MSTSHADAVSPSSMPEQMPVAAKVLRLSVNDALGVFVSQNLDVLIAKYGIEYTKGQEVTARLFPNPVLTVGSLGSFTQGRTISNSSSLGFQAQQLFELAGKRGYRIESAGFGTQSAEAAFEDAVRQLGFTVKDTYYRIQLAQRRLVLAEENRDRFSRILDINTIRFKKGYIAEVDLIRIRLQMVDFQSQVIQSLQEAESARGDLRQLLRVSPKTMVELTTELDFRRIDPDIERLRVAALDVRPDIRAKRYTFSQRESDLKLAKAYRVPDVTVGAGYAVQGSQGPDNPGQAALNVGIPLPLFNRNQGGIRQAEVAVQSAEADLNKTVNLVENEVEVAYRNLLQSRRLVEAYVGGVLEDARSTFTIVERAYERGGATILDLLDAARTSRTIQQNYIEALFNYQHQLFQLESAVGQEIIS; encoded by the coding sequence GCCGATGCGGTCTCGCCGTCTTCGATGCCTGAACAGATGCCTGTGGCAGCGAAAGTGCTTCGCCTCAGCGTGAACGATGCGCTGGGCGTGTTCGTCAGTCAAAACCTCGATGTGCTCATCGCCAAGTACGGGATCGAGTATACCAAAGGGCAAGAAGTGACTGCGCGGTTGTTCCCGAATCCCGTTCTGACTGTTGGGTCGCTCGGTTCTTTCACGCAGGGTCGAACGATCTCAAACAGCAGCTCGTTGGGTTTCCAGGCACAGCAGTTGTTTGAGCTGGCGGGTAAACGGGGCTATCGAATCGAAAGCGCGGGGTTCGGCACCCAATCGGCAGAGGCCGCCTTTGAAGATGCCGTGCGGCAACTCGGGTTTACGGTGAAGGACACCTACTATCGGATTCAGTTGGCGCAACGTCGGCTGGTGTTGGCTGAAGAGAACCGCGACCGCTTTTCACGAATCCTCGACATCAACACGATCCGTTTCAAAAAAGGGTACATCGCAGAAGTCGATCTCATTCGGATTCGCTTGCAGATGGTGGACTTTCAATCGCAGGTCATTCAATCGTTGCAGGAGGCAGAGTCGGCGAGAGGTGATCTTCGTCAGTTGCTGCGGGTCTCTCCCAAGACAATGGTGGAATTGACCACAGAGCTGGATTTCCGCCGGATCGATCCCGATATCGAGAGATTACGAGTGGCTGCCTTGGATGTGCGTCCTGACATTCGCGCCAAACGCTATACGTTTTCCCAGCGGGAATCCGATCTCAAGCTGGCGAAGGCCTACCGGGTGCCCGACGTGACGGTTGGAGCCGGATACGCAGTTCAGGGAAGCCAGGGCCCTGATAACCCAGGCCAAGCGGCACTCAACGTGGGCATCCCCTTACCGCTATTCAACCGGAACCAAGGCGGGATTCGACAGGCAGAGGTCGCGGTCCAATCCGCTGAGGCTGACTTGAATAAGACGGTCAATCTAGTCGAGAATGAAGTGGAAGTCGCCTATCGCAACCTGTTGCAGAGCCGGCGGTTGGTCGAAGCCTATGTCGGTGGAGTGTTGGAGGATGCCCGCTCGACCTTTACGATCGTTGAGCGGGCCTATGAACGGGGTGGGGCGACCATTCTCGATTTGCTCGACGCCGCTCGTACATCACGGACTATTCAGCAGAACTATATCGAGGCGCTGTTTAATTATCAGCACCAGCTGTTCCAATTAGAAAGCGCCGTGGGTCAGGAGATCATCTCGTGA
- a CDS encoding efflux RND transporter periplasmic adaptor subunit: MKASRRFLSVRSVAAVTCLFLVACGRGEPPAASSAASPLPQKSGSVQGVQPRVETALVEVGSGAHALTLSGKIAYGEDHYSRISSPIQGRVLEVRAHLGERVQAGSVLLVLDSQEIAQAYSEYVKEDSDLQYATRARDLAKDLYENKALPLKDLKQAENELTKARAEFRRAKERLLSLRVPAQELEKPLDRQKITSRFDMKSPLTGIVVERNVTPGQSIGGDSSQVVFTVADLDMLQVVADVYERDLALVKEGQFATVSVEAYPDVSFPATVASIGDVVDTTSRTIKLRAWVNNKDHRLKPEMFARLHIQVGESSPLLTIPREAVLEVDGKQFVYVLEGPDQYAKREVKVNTISPDHVRVLEGLTSGQRIVIKGAVLIKGQEVKG, translated from the coding sequence ATGAAGGCATCTCGTCGGTTTCTGTCAGTACGATCGGTTGCCGCCGTCACCTGTCTGTTCCTTGTTGCCTGTGGGCGAGGCGAGCCACCGGCAGCGTCCTCCGCCGCAAGTCCTCTTCCTCAGAAATCCGGTTCAGTCCAGGGGGTGCAGCCGCGGGTAGAAACGGCTCTCGTTGAAGTCGGGTCGGGGGCTCATGCCTTGACCTTGTCCGGGAAGATCGCTTATGGAGAAGATCATTATTCAAGAATTTCCTCTCCAATCCAAGGGCGCGTCCTCGAAGTGCGGGCGCACTTGGGCGAGCGGGTGCAGGCGGGTAGTGTGTTGCTGGTATTAGACAGCCAGGAAATTGCTCAGGCCTATTCGGAATACGTGAAGGAAGACTCCGATCTTCAATATGCGACCCGTGCCCGTGATTTGGCCAAGGACCTGTATGAGAATAAAGCTTTGCCGTTAAAGGACCTCAAGCAGGCGGAGAATGAGCTGACCAAGGCGCGCGCTGAATTCCGGCGCGCCAAAGAGCGGTTGTTATCGCTGCGTGTTCCTGCCCAGGAATTGGAAAAACCGCTCGACCGGCAGAAAATTACGTCCCGATTCGATATGAAGAGTCCTTTGACCGGGATTGTCGTGGAGCGGAACGTCACGCCCGGACAGTCGATCGGGGGAGATTCCAGCCAGGTCGTGTTCACGGTAGCGGATCTCGATATGCTGCAGGTGGTGGCAGATGTGTATGAACGGGATCTGGCTCTGGTCAAAGAAGGGCAGTTTGCGACGGTGAGCGTGGAAGCGTACCCTGACGTGAGTTTTCCCGCGACCGTAGCCAGCATCGGCGACGTGGTCGATACGACGTCGAGGACCATTAAGCTCCGCGCCTGGGTCAATAATAAGGACCATCGGTTGAAGCCGGAAATGTTTGCACGCCTCCATATCCAGGTCGGAGAGTCCTCGCCGCTGTTGACGATTCCACGCGAAGCGGTATTGGAAGTGGACGGAAAACAGTTTGTGTACGTGCTCGAAGGTCCCGACCAGTATGCCAAGCGTGAAGTCAAAGTGAACACGATTTCACCGGATCATGTGCGGGTTTTGGAAGGTCTGACATCGGGCCAGCGCATCGTGATTAAAGGCGCCGTGTTGATCAAGGGGCAGGAAGTCAAAGGGTAG